The stretch of DNA GCATCTGTAACTGACTCTGTCATAATGCAATTTACACAACCGTTACGGCCATTCACAGTCAATCCTGACAAAGACGACATTAATTTTATCCAATTGATTACACCAGTTAGAACTTTTTAAATTCATAAAGTTCAATTATCTAAAAGTCATCAGCTGATGGCTTTTTTTGTATGAGCATTTTTAATAAAAGACGAAATAAACGAGCTGACATAGTTTTAAAGTCATTTACTATGAAATGTTTATTTTGCAAAAATCCGCTTATACGGCTTTATATTAGCTTTTAAAGTTGTTTTTTTACTCTAAAACGAATATACTTAAGTATAGGTATTCAAAGCAGTGAAGGTGATATTATCAAAGAATTTACAGTAAAAGGTGAATATATTACCTTAAGTCAATTTTTAAAAGAAGAGAGCATTATTTCTTCAGGTGGGCAGGCCAAATGGTATCTGCAGGATAATCCAATTCTGTTAAATGGTGTTCAGGAAAATCGGCGTGGTAAAAAATTGCGCGCTGGTGATCAAGTTGAAATTGATCACGAAGTATATCAATTTCGGTAATAATTAATGTATTTAAAACATTTCCTTGCCCAAAATTATCGTAATTTACAGCAATTGAATGTTGAATTTGATCCCAATGTCAATATTTTTATTGGTCAAAATGCACAAGGCAAAACTAATTTATTAGAAGCAATCTACTTTTTAGCGTTAACGCGGTCACACCGTACGAATAAAGACCAGGAGCTAATTACTTTTGATCAGGATTATGCAAATATTTCTGGGCACGTTTATAAGAGTCAGGTTGATCTTGACTTACGTGTGCTAATTACCAAAAAAGGCAAAAAAGCTTGGATTAATCGCGTTGAACAAGCAAAATTATCTAAATATGTTGGGCAATTAAATGCAATTTTGTTTTCACCAGAAGATTTAGATTTGATTAAGGGAGCTCCAGCAATACGGCGTCGCTTTATGGATCAAGAATTCGGTCAAATTAATCCGGAATACTTATATTTTGCTAGTAAATACCGTCAAGTTTTACAGCAAAAGAATAATTATCTAAAGCAATTAGCTAAAGGTGAAGCCCATGACCGTTTATTTCTTGATGTTTTATCTGATCAATTAGCAGGAGTTGCAGCAGAAGTTATTGTCCGCCGATTTAAATTCCTAAGTTATCTGCGTGAATATGCACGTGATGCATATGAGTACATTAGCTCAAGTAGCGAAAAATTGACGGTAATTTATCGGCCAGCAGTAGCTGAAATTGCAGCAGAAGATAATCCGGAATCCGTTTATCAAAAAATGTTAGCTAGTTTTCAAAAGAATAAGGCTGCAGAAATTCGTAAAGGTACAACTTTATCTGGACCACATCGTGATGATATTGAGTTTGCCTTAAACGATAAAGATGCTCACTTTTATGGCTCACAAGGGCAACAACGAACAATTGCACTTAGTATTAAGCTTGCGGAAATTCAGTTGGTGCACCAATTAACTGGAGAATATCCCTTGTTACTACTAGATGATGTAATGAGTGAGCTTGATCATAGTCGCCAAAGTGCCTTGCTTAATTATATTCATGGCAAGACACAGACTTTTATTACGACAACAGATCTTGCAGGTATTTCCTGGGAAATAATTAAAAAGCCAAAAGTGTATCGGATTAAATCTGGGAAAATTTATTTAGAAAAAGGAGAATTGAATGGCTGATCATAACGAAAAAGATCTTGAACAAATCAAGCAGTATGAAAAAGAAGCTGACAAGTATAATGCCAGCCAAATTCAAGTTTTAGGTGGACTTGAAGCAGTTCGTAAACGACCAGGAATGTATATTGGCTCTACTAGTTCTCAGGGATTACATCATTTAGTTTGGGAAGTAATTGATAACAGTATTGATGAAAGTCTTGCTGGTTTTGCAACTAAGATCGAGATTACAGTTAATGCAGATGGTAGTGTTACTGTTCAAGATGATGGTCGGGGAATTCCAGTTGATATTCAGAAGAAGACTGGTCGGCCAGCTCTGGAAACTGTGTTTACTGTTTTACACGCCGGTGGTAAATTTGGCGGTGGCGGCTACAAGGTCTCTGGTGGTTTGCATGGAGTTGGTGCGTCAGTCGTTAATGCGTTGTCAACAGAACTTGATGTTACCACCATGCGTGATGGACAAAAATATTATATTGACTTCAATCGTGGCCGTGTTAAAACAGAAATGAAAATGACGGGAACAGTACCTCTGACTGAACATGGAACCATTGTTCATTTTTATCCAGATCCAGATATTTTTACAGAAACTACAGATTTTGATGACCAAGTTTTAAAGAATAGGATTCGTGAATTAGCTTTCTTAAACAAAGGCTTAAAGCTAACTTTTACTGATAAACGTAAAGACACGGCTGAAACAGATGTTTATCATTATGAAGGCGGAATTAAAGAGTACGTAGCCTTTCTTAATCATGGTAGCGAGGTTTTATTTGACGAACCAATTTATGTTGAAGGAAACTATAACGACATTAATGTTGAAGTGTCATTACAATATACTAACGGCTATAAAACAACGTTAATGACTTTTGCTAACAACATTCATACCTATGAAGGTGGGATGCATGAAGCTGGTTTCAAAACTGCACTAACAAGAGTTGTTAATGACTATGCCCACAAGGCGAAAATCTTGAAAGATAAAGATGATAATCTTTCTGGTGAAGATATTCGTGAAGGAATGACAGCAGTTGTTTCAGTTAAGCATCCAAATCCGCAATTTGAAGGTCAGACGAAGACCAAGTTAGGCAACTCTGATGCTAGAACAGCCGTTGATAAGGCCTTTTCGGAGACATTTACGAATTTCTTAATGGAAAATCCGCAAGTAGGTCGTAAAATTGTTGAAAAAGCACAATTGGCTGAACGAGCTAGAACAGCAGCTAAGAGAGCACGTGAAGTAACACGAAAGAAGTCAGGACTTGAGATTGCTAATTTACCTGGTAAGTTAGCTGATAATACCAGTAATGATCCTAGTATTTCTGAATTATTTATTGTTGAGGGTAATTCTGCTGGTGGCTCTGCTAAGCAAGGCCGTTCACGTTTAACCCAGGCTATTTTGCCAATTCGTGGTAAGATTTTGAATGTTGAAAAAGCTTCAATGGACCGGATTTTAGCTAATCAGGAAATCAGATCGTTGTTTACCGCTTTAGGAACAGGTTTTGGTGCGGATTTTGATGTTTCAAAAGCACGCTATCATAAGTTAATTATTATGACGGATGCCGATGTTGATGGGGCCCACATTCGGACACTTTTATTGACGCTCTTTTACAATTATATGCGGCCAATGATCGAAAAAGGCTATGTTTATATAGCACGTCCACCTCTATATCAAGTTCGTCAAGGTAAAGTTGTCAGATATCTTGATACTGATGAAGAATTGCATGATTATTTAGGTGCTTTGCAGCCTAGTCCTAAGCCACTAGTTCAGCGATATAAGGGATTAGGTGAAATGGATCCTGAACAATTATGGGAAACGACCATGAATCCAGAGAATCGGCGACTTGATCGGGTTAGTCCAGAATATGCTAAAGATGCCGATGCTGTTTTTGAATTATTGATGGGTAATGAGGTTGCGCCGCGGCGAAAGTTTATTGAAACCAACGCTAAATATGTTGAAAATTTGGATGCTTAGGAGGTTTTAAATGGATAACGACAATCAAAGTCAAGATCATAGAATTAGAAATGTTGATCTGACTAGCGTAATGAATAGTTCATTTTTGGACTATGCGATGTCAGTTATTGTTGCGCGAGCATTGCCTGATGTGCGTGACGGTTTAAAGCCAGTCCAAAGGCGAATTCTTTATGGTATGAGTGAATTGGGCGTTACACCTGATAAGCCATATAAAAAATCCGCCAGAATTGTTGGGGAAGTTATGGGTAAATTTCACCCCCATGGTGATTCTTCAATTTATTTGGCAATGGCGCATATGGCACAAGATTTCAGCTATCGTTATATGTTAGTTGATGGCCATGGTAATTTTGGATCTGTTGATGGTGATGAGCCAGCTGCCATGCGTTATACCGAAGCACGAATGAGTAAAATTGCCGTTGAAATGCTACGGGATATTAACAAAAATACAGTTGACTGGCAACGCAACTACGATGATTCTGAAAATGAACCAGTTGTTTTACCAGCGAGAATTCCAAATTTACTTGTTAACGGCACAAGCGGAATTGCTGTTGGGATGACAACAAATATTCCGCCGCATAACTTAACTGAAGTTATTAAGGGATTGCATATGTTGATGGCTAATCCTGATGTAACAACGAAGGAATTAATGAAAGCAATCCCGGGACCTGATTTTCCAACTGGCGGTATTATTATGGGCCGCGGTGGTATTTACCGTGCTTATGAAACAGGTCGGAGCAACATTGTTGTCCGGGCTAAGACTAATATTGAAACCGAGAAGAACGGTCGTGAGCGCATTGTTGTTACAGAATTGCCTTACTTGGTTAATAAGGCAGAATTAGTTAAGAAAATTGCTGATTTGGCCAGATCTAAGACTGTTGATGGGATTACTGGAGTTCGTGATGAATCCGATCAAACAGGAATGAGAATGACAATTGATATTCGTCGCGATGCTAGTGCAAGCGTAGTTTTGAATAACTTATTTAAGTTAACGCAAATGCAAGCTAACTTTGGGATGAATATGGTTGCGATTGTTGATGGTGCGCCGCATTTTCTGAGTCTTAAGCAGATGCTAGCGTATTACTTAGAGCATCAGGAAGATGTTGTTACTCGAAGAACTAAATTTGAGTTAGCTAAGGCGGAAGCACGTGCTCATATTCTTGAAGGACTCAAGATCGCACTAGATCATATTGATGAAATTGTTCATATTATTCGTCAAAGTAATTCTAGTGATATCGCTAAAGCTGCTTTAATCAGTCGTTTTGGTCTTGATGATAAGCAATCGCAAGCAATCTTAGATATGCGATTAGTTCGTTTGACGGGTTTGGAACGCGATAAGGTTGAAGCCGAATATAAAGATTTGCAAGAAAAGATTGCTGATTATAAAGATATTTTGGCAAAACCTGAGCGGATTAATGAAATTATTTATGATGAACTATTAGATACACAAAAACGGTTTGGTGATAAGCGGCGTACCGAAATTGGTGCCAGTGAAGTTGTTTCAATTGAAGATGAAGATCTGATTGAAAAGCAAGATGTCTTATTAACCTTGACTCATAGCGGTTATATTAAGCGGATGTTGATTAACGAATTTAAGACGCAAAACCGTGGTGGTAAAGGAATTAAAGGTATGGGCGTAAAGGCCGGCGACTTCATTGAAAAGTTAATTTATTCAAGTACGCATGATTTACTGCTGTTCTTTACTAACAAGGGTAAAGTTTATTCTAAAAAGGCTTACGAAATTCCAGAATTTAGTAGAACAGCTCGCGGGTTACCAATTGTTAACTTGTTGCAGCTCGAAAAGGGCGAGAAGATTCAAACAATTATCAATATTCCAGAAAATGCTGATGACCAATATTTGTTCTTTATCACAAAGATGGGTACTGTTAAACGTACTTTAGTGAGTGAGTTTGCTAATATTAGAAATAGTGGTTTGATCGCATTAACGCTGCGTGATGGTGATGAGTTAACCAATGTTTTAACTACTGACGGCAGTAAAGATATCATGATTGGCACGCACCTAGGTTATGCAGTCCGCTTCAATGAGCAGACAGTACGGGCAATGGGACGAACAGCTGCAGGTGTTCGTGGTATTAATTTACGTGCTAATGATTATGTTGTTGGTTCTGGCATCATTGCTGATACTGATGAAGTTCTGGTTATTTCCGAAAAAGGTTACGGTAAACGGACTTCAGCTACTGAATATCCGGTTAAAGGCCGCGGCGGTAAAGGAATTAAGACAGCTAATATTACGGAAAAGAACGGGCCGCTTTCTGGTGTAACCATTGTCGATGGTACACAAGATATTATGGTGATAACTAACGATGGAATTATGATTCGGTTTAAGATCGATAATGTTTCGCAAACTAGTCGAAGTACTATTGGTGTTCGGCTGATTAAAGTTAATCAGCAGAGCAAGGTTGCTAGTTTAACTGTTGTTCCTGCTGAAGAAGATCAGGAAGTCACAACTGACAGTGAAGACGATATCTTGAATAAACAAGAATAAATTTTAAAAATTATCAGACTTTTTAGCGTATCTAATTAATAGAGAATAATTTCTCTTAGGATCACGTGAAGATAGTTTGGTAATTTTTTTAGTTATGTGCTAGAATTATATATTGCGAGTAATAAAATTGATTACTCCTTGTTCTTGATTTTAGCAAGAACCATTTAGTCCAAAAGGAGGTGCACTAGTATGACAACTACTAAGTACGAAATAACTTATATTATTAAGCCTGATATTGATGAGGAATCAAAGAAGGCGCTTGTTGAAAACTACGATAAGGTTATCGCAGACAACGGCGGTACAATGGTTGAATCTAAAGACTGGGAAAAGCGTCATTTTGCATATGAAATCGAAAAATATCGTGAAGGAACATATCACGTTATGACTTTCACTGCTGATAACGCTGACGCAGTTGACGAATTTGGTCGTTTATCAAAAATCGACAATTCAATTTTACGTTCAATGACCGTTAAGTTAGACAAGTAATTTATTACGTTATCGTAATCGTGATTTAGGAAAGGGAGGACCTGAAGTATGATTAATCGAGTTGTACTTGTTGGCCGTTTAACACGTGATCCTGAATTACGTACTACTGGGAGTGGAATCTCGGTTGCTACGTTTACTCTTGCTGTTGACCGTCAGTATACTAACGCTCAAGGTGAGAGAGGTGCGGATTTTATCAGTTGTGTCATTTGGCGCAAATCAGCAGAGAATTTCTGCAATTTTACGTCTAAAGGATCATTAGTTGGTATTGACGGCCGGATTCAAACCAGAACTTACGATAATAAAGACGGGCAAAGAGTATATGTAACAGAAGTTGTTGTTGACAACTTTGCATTGCTTGAATCACGCAAAGATCGTGAGTCCCGTGGTCAAAATGGTGGTTATACACCTAATAATAACGGGAATTTTAATGGTAATTTTGGCAATCAAAATACCACTAATTCGCAGAATATGGGACCATCTAATCAGAATATGCAAAATAATAATCAATCAAGTGCGCCCAAAGATCCATTTGCTGGTTCAGGCGACACAATTGATATTTCTGATGATGATTTGCCATTCTAAATTTACAGAAAGGATCTAGGATATGGCTCAACAAAGAAGAGGCGGCGGTCATCGCCGTCGTAAGGTTGACTTTATCGCAGCCAACCATATTGATTACGTCGATTATAAGGACGTTGATCTGTTGAAACGTTTTATCTCAGAAAGAGGTAAAATCTTACCACGTCGTGTCACTGGCACCAGCGCTAAGAATCAACGTAAGGTAGCTAAGGCAATCGAAAGAGCTCGCATTATGGGCTTGTTGCCATTCGTTACTGAAGATTAATTAGTCAAATAAGAAAAAGTGCGGGAAAATATTTTCCGCATTTTTTTGTACGCTATTTTCAGCTGGATATTAGGGAGTTTCTTATCAAGTGAATCCAAGGTATAATAATAGTGATGTATTTTACATTATTTTAGGAAGGATCTTGCATGAAAGATTTTTTGCGTAATGGATTCCCTGCTTTTATTAAGGATTCACGGTTAACGGCATCAATTATTGTCATTCTTGTATTGTCTTTTTTGGGCAGTATTGTTGCGATGATTATGAATCCGCTATTCGGCTTGGCAATGGTACTGATTTTTGTTCTGACGGTTGCCTGCATTGTTTATGGCGCATATGTGTTAGCAGCTAATGCTAATAATTTTGCGGTTAGCTTGTCTTACCGAATTAAACGTAGCGAGCAGGAAGCAATGATTAAGATGCCTTTGGGGATTTTGCTTTATGATAAGGATCGCCAAATTCAATGGGTCAATCCTTATTTACAGCTTTATTTAAAAGATGATGATTTGATTGGGCGAACGATTAAATCGGTTGACGCGGATTTGAATAAGTTAATTGATGAGTCATTAACTGCGAAAACAGCAGAAAATCGCATTGTTAATTGGGATAACCATCAGTTTGAGATGGTTGTTCAAGATAATTTGGGTGTGATTTATTTGCTTGATATTACGCGTTACGCACAGATTGAAGAAAAGTATGATAATGAACTTTTAGCAATCGGGCAGGTTTTTATTGATAATTATGATGAACTAAGCGAAGCCATGCATGATCAGGAATTGACCAGCATGAGTTCGTATGTGCAAAATACCCTCAGCGATTATGCTAAGGCCTTTAATGCGTATTTAAAACGGATTGATGAAGATCATTTTCTGTTACTAGTACATATGCAAGACTTAGCTAAGATGGAAAAAGATAAGTTCTCTGTTTTGGATAAAGTACGGCAAGAAACTAGTCGTAATAATACGCCATTAACGTTATCGATTGGGATTGCTTTTGATAGTAGTTCAATTACTGAGCTGGCTGATCAAGCCCAATCAAATCTTGATCTTGCCTTAGGTCGCGGCGGTGACCAAGTTGTTCTTTGTGAGCCTGGTAAGGACGCCCGTTTTTATGGTGGCAAGTCCAATCCGATGGAAAAGAGAACGCGAGTACGAGCACGAATGGTTTCCCAAGCAATTAGTGAGCTATTCAAAGAAGCTGACCGTGTATTTGTCATGGGCCATGCCAATCCAGATATGGATTCAGTTGGTAGTGGTATTGGTGTTGTTAAAATTGCGCAGCTTCATGATGTGAAAGCTAACTTTGTTCTAGATGTTAATAAGACAAATTACGATGTTGGTCGACTGATTGCCAAAATGCAGAAAGCTCAGAAGGATGCGAACATATTTATTGCGCCAAAAGATGCTTTGGATAAGGTAACAGACAAGTCAATGCTGGTTATGGTTGATCATTCTAAGTACTCGATTACTTATTCTAAAGAATTATATGATCGGTTGAGGAATCGGATTATTGTGATTGATCATCATCGGCGTGGTGAAGAATTTCCGGAAAATCCAATGTTAACGTATGTTGAGCCGTACGCGTCGTCAGCTTGTGAACTGGTAACAGAAATGATTGAATACCAGCAGCCAAGTTCAGGTAAGCGGGTATTGACAGACTTAGAGGCAACTGCAATGCTTGCTGGAATTACAGTGGATTCTAAAGAATTTTCTCTTAGAACTGGGACTAGAACTTTTGATGCGGCAAGTTATTTGCGTTCAATTGGTGCTAGTTCAACTGGCGTTAGCGAATTGCTTAAAGAAGATATTGATAGCTTTTTAGAAAGAACAAGTTTGGTTGCCAGTTTAAAGGTGATCCAACCGAAAATGGCGGTTATGTGTGGCCCTGATAAAAAGATTATTGATCCGATTGTAACAGCGCAGGCTGCAGATACGGCACTAGATTTAGAAAATGTCGAAGCTAGCTTTGCAATTACGCGACGTGATAAGGAAACAATCGGTATTTCTGCGCGCTCGATGGGCGGCATTAACGTTCAGGTAATTATGGAAAAATTGGGCGGCGGCGGTCATTTATCCAATGCGGCAACACAAATTAAGGGCGTGACTGTTGAAGAAGCTCTTGCAAAATTGACGGATGCAGTTGATACTTATGAGAAAGAAAACGAATAAAGGAGATTTCAAATGAAGGTTATTTTTACTCAAGATGTCAGAGGCCGCGGTAAACGTGGTGAAGTTAAGAATGTTCCTGATGGTTATGCGCAAAACTTTTTAATCAAGCGTGGACTAGCTAAAGCAGCAACTAAAGCTAATATGCACACTTTAGAGCGGGTAGCTGCTAATGAACAAGCTGCTTATGAAGCTGAGAAGGCAGAAGCAGAAAAGATTAAAGCAGAGCTTGAAAAAGATGAAACAGTTGTTAATTTTAAATCAAAAGCTGGAACTGATGCCCGTTTATTTGGTTCAATTTCTGGCAAAAAGATTGTTGAAGGCTTGGAAAAACAATTTGGAATTAAGATTGATAAGCGCAAATTAAGCTTACCTGAGCCGATTAAATCTTTAGGCTACACAAATGTGCCAGTTAAGTTGTTTAAAGGCGTAGAAGCTAAAATTCGCGTTCATATTACCGAACAAGATTAAGTATTGAAGCTAGATTTTAATAAAAAGTGGTTATGATTAATGGATAATATTGTCTCGCAACAAATACCGCATGACGATGAAGCGGAAAAAGCGGTTTTGGGGTCGATTTTTATTGATCCTGAAGCAATTGCAGATGCAAGTGCGCTGGTGCAGCCTGCTGACTTTTATCGGCGAGCTAATCAGTTAGTTTTCCAAGCAATGTTAGACTTATCAGACCGTGAAGATGCGATTGACCCGTTAACATTGCAGGATCAATTAACTAAGAAGCAGCAATTGGATGATATTGGTGGTATTGCTTATGTTTCGGAGTTAGCGTTGGCGACACCGACGGCGGCTCACGTTACTTATTATGCGAAAATTGTGCACCGCAAGGCATTATTGCGCCGCTTGATTTCTGCAAGTCAAAAAATTATTACCAATGCTGTCCAAGATGCTGATGATGTAACTGATATTCTGGATGATGCTGAAAGCGAGATTATGAATGTCTCGTCTGAAAATAGTGCAAGTGGCTTTCGGGGAATTAAAGAGATTGTTAATTCAACGATTGAGGAAATTAACAGTATCCCAGAAGATGGCAACATGGTTACGGGGCTGCCAACCGGCTTTGCTGAATTGGATAAAATGACGACGGGATTTCATAATGATGAATTGATTATTATTGCAGCGCGGCCCGGAGTTGGTAAGACGTCCTTTGCTCTGAATGTCGCTCAACATGTTGGTTTGCATACAGATAAAAGTGTGGCGATGTTTTCGCTGGAAATGAGCGGCGAGCAGTTAGTGCAGAGAATGCTGGCCTCTGAAGGATTGATTAATTCTCAGCATCTTAGGACCGGACAGTTGGATGAAGAAGAATGGCGTAAGCTGATTGTTGCATCTGGATCCTTGGCGACGGCTAATGTCTATATTAATGATACGCCAGGAATTAAAATGAGTGAGATTCGGGCGCAAGCGCGGCGATTGGCTAAAGAAAAAGGCAATTTGGGATTGATTGTGATCGATTACCTGCAGCTGATTGAGGGGCCAAGGAGCGAATCGCGTCAGCAAGAGGTTTCTGCAATTTCGCGCCAGTTAAAGAAATTAGCTAAAGAGCTGCATGTTCCTGTCATTGCTTTGTCGCAACTGTCACGGTCAGTTGAGCAGCGTCAGGATAAACGACCTGTTTTGTCTGATATTCGGGAATCTGGTTCAATTGAGCAGGATGCCGATATTGTTTCGTTTTTATATCGGGATGATTATTATCGGGATGAAAATACCGCTGATGGTGATCAAGGTGAAGTTGAAGCTGAAGACGATAATGGTGAGGTTGAAGTTATTATTGAAAAAAATCGTTCTGGTAGTAGGGGAACAGTGAAATTAATGTTTTCTAAGCCATATAATCGCTTTTCTAACCTTGATTATAGTCATGATCAACCAAATGATTAAGAATAACAGCCGGTAAAGAAGTTATTGACTGTTATTTTTAGTGCCTTTTTAATGACAATATTTGCTTAGGCTTGTACTATAAAGTTGTAAACAATTAAGGTTATAAATTTTTAGAAAGGATCTAATAAAATGGCTGATAAAGGTTTAAAAGATAAAGTTGCTGGCAAGGCAAAAGAAGTTGAAGGTAGGGCACAACAAGCTGCTGGGGATATTAAGGATAAGGCTCATCAGGCAGCAGATGACGTTAAGGACAAAGTTACTGATGTCAAAGATAAAATAAAAAAATAAGTTTAATTGCAAAAAGGCTAAGGAACAATTGGTTCCTTAGCCTTTTTATGTTACACATGAAACATTGATTATTTAATGCAGTTGACGTTTCACATCTGGCGGCAATTTCAAGTTTGGCTGTTGGGGATCGTAAAACTCGTAAAAGACAGGTGCCTTTTTGGAATCGTTACTCTTGGGGTAGAGTTCATAATCACTTGTCATTGAGGGTAATGTCATATTCTTTTTATAAGAATTCCAAATATTACTAAAAATTTTAGTAAGTAATTTGCGTTCGTCCGGTTCAAGGGACATAAAGACGCGGCTGAGACGATAAGTTCCTAATAATCTGTTATTAGTTAATTGATGAAGTTCGTTGATATCAGCGTTTTCAAAAGCATCAAAAAGAGCGGAAAATGATTCACTGCGCTTTTCTTTGGGAATGGAATGATTAAACGAAATTAAAGCATGCCGAATTACTCGACTACCAGGTGTTAAACCGTCAGCTAAAGTAAAACTATCACGGCCAACAGACCATCGTCTTGGATCATGCTGATTGCGCATGGCCGCCGTGCTTTTAACAATTAAAGTACGTTCAGGATGGTCTAACATTGCTCCAAAAATTGATGCTTGGGGTAGGTAGGTCTTCATTTTGGGTAATGTCCGAATAAAACCAGGATTAGTGTAAACCTTGCGGAAAAAGCCCAAACCATCAAAGCTGATAGCTCGAATTACCCGATCTTGAATTTCAGGGTTGACGCTACTGAGAGCGTATTGAGCAAAGTTACCACCTTTTGAATGTCCGAGCAGGTAAATCTTGCGGTTAGGAAATTTTTGTGCAATTTTTTCAAGATATTCAGCCGCAACGTTTTGGCCGTAAATTTCTGGTAGATAGTTCATGCGCATATCTTCACTCCAGCCGATCATTGAGCCGTCGGTTCCACGATATGCAATTACTATGGTTTGCTTATCGATTGCTAATGTAGCCGCGGCGAATTGAAGTGGGTGAGGTTGCTTTTCGATGCGTTCTGTCCAATCCAAGATTTTAATGTTGCCAATACGGGAACTTTCTGGCAGCAATAGTACTTCTGCTCCAGTTTCCGAATGCATTTGGTGTTGAAAAGATGGTAAATGGTTGAGTTGAGCTGCTACTTCCCCCAAAGTATGACCAGTTGCTGAACTATCGGCAGGCAGATAAACGATGGATGCGAGTAGGGCAGCATCAATACTGTTAAATGGA from Lactobacillus sp. ESL0785 encodes:
- the yaaA gene encoding S4 domain-containing protein YaaA, whose amino-acid sequence is MQSSEGDIIKEFTVKGEYITLSQFLKEESIISSGGQAKWYLQDNPILLNGVQENRRGKKLRAGDQVEIDHEVYQFR
- the recF gene encoding DNA replication/repair protein RecF; this translates as MYLKHFLAQNYRNLQQLNVEFDPNVNIFIGQNAQGKTNLLEAIYFLALTRSHRTNKDQELITFDQDYANISGHVYKSQVDLDLRVLITKKGKKAWINRVEQAKLSKYVGQLNAILFSPEDLDLIKGAPAIRRRFMDQEFGQINPEYLYFASKYRQVLQQKNNYLKQLAKGEAHDRLFLDVLSDQLAGVAAEVIVRRFKFLSYLREYARDAYEYISSSSEKLTVIYRPAVAEIAAEDNPESVYQKMLASFQKNKAAEIRKGTTLSGPHRDDIEFALNDKDAHFYGSQGQQRTIALSIKLAEIQLVHQLTGEYPLLLLDDVMSELDHSRQSALLNYIHGKTQTFITTTDLAGISWEIIKKPKVYRIKSGKIYLEKGELNG
- the gyrB gene encoding DNA topoisomerase (ATP-hydrolyzing) subunit B, whose amino-acid sequence is MADHNEKDLEQIKQYEKEADKYNASQIQVLGGLEAVRKRPGMYIGSTSSQGLHHLVWEVIDNSIDESLAGFATKIEITVNADGSVTVQDDGRGIPVDIQKKTGRPALETVFTVLHAGGKFGGGGYKVSGGLHGVGASVVNALSTELDVTTMRDGQKYYIDFNRGRVKTEMKMTGTVPLTEHGTIVHFYPDPDIFTETTDFDDQVLKNRIRELAFLNKGLKLTFTDKRKDTAETDVYHYEGGIKEYVAFLNHGSEVLFDEPIYVEGNYNDINVEVSLQYTNGYKTTLMTFANNIHTYEGGMHEAGFKTALTRVVNDYAHKAKILKDKDDNLSGEDIREGMTAVVSVKHPNPQFEGQTKTKLGNSDARTAVDKAFSETFTNFLMENPQVGRKIVEKAQLAERARTAAKRAREVTRKKSGLEIANLPGKLADNTSNDPSISELFIVEGNSAGGSAKQGRSRLTQAILPIRGKILNVEKASMDRILANQEIRSLFTALGTGFGADFDVSKARYHKLIIMTDADVDGAHIRTLLLTLFYNYMRPMIEKGYVYIARPPLYQVRQGKVVRYLDTDEELHDYLGALQPSPKPLVQRYKGLGEMDPEQLWETTMNPENRRLDRVSPEYAKDADAVFELLMGNEVAPRRKFIETNAKYVENLDA
- the gyrA gene encoding DNA gyrase subunit A, giving the protein MDNDNQSQDHRIRNVDLTSVMNSSFLDYAMSVIVARALPDVRDGLKPVQRRILYGMSELGVTPDKPYKKSARIVGEVMGKFHPHGDSSIYLAMAHMAQDFSYRYMLVDGHGNFGSVDGDEPAAMRYTEARMSKIAVEMLRDINKNTVDWQRNYDDSENEPVVLPARIPNLLVNGTSGIAVGMTTNIPPHNLTEVIKGLHMLMANPDVTTKELMKAIPGPDFPTGGIIMGRGGIYRAYETGRSNIVVRAKTNIETEKNGRERIVVTELPYLVNKAELVKKIADLARSKTVDGITGVRDESDQTGMRMTIDIRRDASASVVLNNLFKLTQMQANFGMNMVAIVDGAPHFLSLKQMLAYYLEHQEDVVTRRTKFELAKAEARAHILEGLKIALDHIDEIVHIIRQSNSSDIAKAALISRFGLDDKQSQAILDMRLVRLTGLERDKVEAEYKDLQEKIADYKDILAKPERINEIIYDELLDTQKRFGDKRRTEIGASEVVSIEDEDLIEKQDVLLTLTHSGYIKRMLINEFKTQNRGGKGIKGMGVKAGDFIEKLIYSSTHDLLLFFTNKGKVYSKKAYEIPEFSRTARGLPIVNLLQLEKGEKIQTIINIPENADDQYLFFITKMGTVKRTLVSEFANIRNSGLIALTLRDGDELTNVLTTDGSKDIMIGTHLGYAVRFNEQTVRAMGRTAAGVRGINLRANDYVVGSGIIADTDEVLVISEKGYGKRTSATEYPVKGRGGKGIKTANITEKNGPLSGVTIVDGTQDIMVITNDGIMIRFKIDNVSQTSRSTIGVRLIKVNQQSKVASLTVVPAEEDQEVTTDSEDDILNKQE
- the rpsF gene encoding 30S ribosomal protein S6; the protein is MTTTKYEITYIIKPDIDEESKKALVENYDKVIADNGGTMVESKDWEKRHFAYEIEKYREGTYHVMTFTADNADAVDEFGRLSKIDNSILRSMTVKLDK
- the ssb gene encoding single-stranded DNA-binding protein; this encodes MINRVVLVGRLTRDPELRTTGSGISVATFTLAVDRQYTNAQGERGADFISCVIWRKSAENFCNFTSKGSLVGIDGRIQTRTYDNKDGQRVYVTEVVVDNFALLESRKDRESRGQNGGYTPNNNGNFNGNFGNQNTTNSQNMGPSNQNMQNNNQSSAPKDPFAGSGDTIDISDDDLPF
- the rpsR gene encoding 30S ribosomal protein S18, which gives rise to MAQQRRGGGHRRRKVDFIAANHIDYVDYKDVDLLKRFISERGKILPRRVTGTSAKNQRKVAKAIERARIMGLLPFVTED